GTCCTGACCGGGCCGCTCAAGGCCTATCTCGATGCGGCCGAGCCTCCCGAGCCGAATGAAGGCGACCGGATGTTCAGCGGCGCCTTTCATTTCGGCTAACCAAAGCCGATGCGACGTCGCATGCGCCGGCCGTGAGACGGGCAGGGAACCAAATGGGGGCGGCCTCCGTTATCTCCGCAGCAACGTAAAAGGAGATTGCGATGCTTTATTACGCTCTGGTGTTTCTCGTTGTGGCCTTGATTGCCGGCGTCCTCGGATTTGGCGGTATAGCAGGAGCTTCAGCTTCTATTGCCCAGGTTCTGTTCTTCATTTTCCTGGTGTTGTTCGTCGTGTCGCTCGTCATGCGCTTTATGCGAAGAGTATAGCGCGAGTAGATAAAGTATAAAAACCCGGCGAACACATCGCCGGGTTTTTCTGTATTGACCCCTCCGCTTTGACGTCTCGCTTCGGCCGATGCGGTCGGTTGGTTCGGGCCGGCCAAAAATGAACCGGTGGCCTCCGCAGAAAACCGACTTCGCTCAGGATCGTGCCTTTCCGGCAACCATTCCTGACAACATCATGAAATAACCGGATGGCGCGAATTAATGCCTTCGAAATGTCCCAATGGGGCTGAACCGTAAGCGTGTTTGTCGCTTGCGCATCTTCTGCGCTCTGACAGCAATGAGAAGATGGATACCGGATCGGGATCGTTTTGCGGTTCCGTTCGTTATCTGTTGCCGAATCTGGTGGCGAGTAGCCGGGTATGCTCCCGTCACGATTTGAGAAGGAGAGACTTATGAACAAAATTCTTGCAAAGGCACTTGCCGCGGTATCGTTGACGTTGGTTGGCGCTGGGGCGGTCAATGCCGCCGACCTCGTCACCAGGGCGTATGAAGAGCCGGACCTGCGCAATGGTGTCAAAATCGGTTACCTCACCTGCGATATCGGCGGCGGTACAGGTTATGTGCTCGGTTCATCCAAGGAAGCCGATTGCATCTTCCAGTCGACTGTCGGCAACGAGCTGTCGGATCGTTATACCGGCGAGATGAGAAAGCTCGGCATCGACCTTGGCTTTACCACCCGCAGCCGCCTGATCTGGGCCGTTTTCGCGCCGACCGCCGGTTATCACCGCGGATCGCTCTCCGGCCTCTATGTCGGCGCCACCGCCGAAGCGACGCTCGGTGCCGGTGTCGGCGCCAATCTTCTGGTTGGCGGCACTTCCGGCTCGATCCATCTGCAGACGGTCAGCCTGACCGGCCAGCTTGGCCTCAACGTTGCGGCCGGCAGTGCGTCGATGACGCTGACAGCCGCGAATTGATACGCCTTTCGGCGCCCCGCCGCGACGCGGCAGGGCGCCACCCCTCTGAAGGGCGATTTTACGCCCCAACATGCCCCGGCCGGATCACGACATGATGGATATTCGAACGGCAACGCCCGACGAGGATGAGATCCTAGTGGGACACCATCTGAAGATCTGGGACAGCTACGGCACGCCACCTGAACACTACAAGCCCGATGCAGCGGCGCGGATCCTGTCTTTCATCAGAAGCGGACGCGAGGAGCGGCGTCTGACTTCGTTCCTTGCCATCGTCGACGGTGAAATCGCCGGTTCCGCCTCGTGCCAGATGCACCAATCACCATTTCCGGAGATCATCCAGCCGGAACAGCGACTGCATGGCTATATCTGGTCCGTCTATGTCGCCGACGCCTTCCGCCGGCGCGGCATCGCATTGGCGCTGACCAACAAGGCCGTCGACTATCTGAAGTCGATCGGCTGCACGACGGCCGTCATCCATGCCTCGGATGCAGGTGAGCCGGTCTACCGGGCCGCTGGGTTTGAACTGGCGAAGGAAATGCGCCTGCAGTTTCCGGCGGAGTAACGGACGGCGATGGCCGTAGCGCCGACGGCGCGTCTTCCGCCTACGCTTTTGCCCGGCCGGGTGCGACAAAAGCGGCGATCGTCGCCTCGTCATGGCCGGCCTCGCGCAGGAAGCGGCTGGCGAATTCGATGGCGGGGCTTCTGAGTGCATCGTCCGGCCGAATCAGGTGGAAGGCCACATGATTGTCGAGCGTCCGCTCCGACACGGCGACGACGCGCCTGGCTGCAAGCGCGGCATCCGACAGCGGCGGCCGGGCGAGAGCGATGCCGAGCCCTTGTACACAGGCATCGACGACCAGATTGTAATCCTCAAAGCGACGGTCGCGGCCGCGTGGCGTGTAGTCGACGCCCTCGCGCGCAAGCCAGCGACGCCAGCCTTCGATATTGGAGTCGTGCAGGATCGGCAGGTCGAGCAGCGAAACAGCATCGGAGCGCTGGCCGAGCCGGTCTGCCAGGGCCGGGGCGGCGATCGGATACGATTTCTCATGCCAGAGCGACAGGGCGCGCACGCCGGCCCACGGCCCTTTGCCGCAGCGAATGGCAAGGTCTGTGCCTTCGCCGAAATCCGCCAGCCGGTGTTCGAGCGTCAGCTCGACATGCAGCTCGTTTCCTTCGAGCTTCGGCAGACGCTGAAACAGCCACAACGAGGCGACCGAGGGGGTCACCGAAAGGCGCACCACCGCCTTATTGCGGCGAGGCAGCCAGCGTTCGCCGCTACTGCCGAGCAAGGCAAGCGCTTCCTCCGCCCGTGCGAAAAACCGCATGCCCTCCGGCGTCAGCCGCACGCCTCTGGCTTCGCGGGCAAAGAGGCGCACCCCCATCCAGCGCTCGAGGCGCGAGACCTGCCGCGACACCGCGCCATGCGTGATACCACTTTCCTCGGCCGCGGCCGAAAACGATCCAAGCCGGGCGGCGCGGGCAAAGGTCTCGAGCGTATCGAGCGGCGGAAGCACTGGCGAGCTGTGAACCATAGACACATTTGATCATCGATTGCGATGCTTTTCAAGCACGCATCGAAGGCCTAATCCATTGTCGAAGAACAAATGGAGGCGAAAATGACCATGGCGGCAAGCGCACCGATTTCGGCAAAACAGCAGGGCGGGTTCGATCTGGTGGCCTTCGGCGCGATCCTCGTCACAATCCTCTTCTGGGCGTCCTCCTTCGTGGTGATCCGCATCTGTCTCGGACCGTTGACGCCGATCGAACTGGCGACCGCGCGGTATGTGGCAGCCGGCGCCATCGCGCTGGTTTACCTCGTGATCTACCGGCCGTTGCCGGAAAAACGCGATTTCGTCCGCCTTTCCATCGCCGCGGTGCTCTTCATCGCCGCTTAATGCGGTTTTGTTGAACACCGGTGAGCAGACGGTTGCGGCAGGGCCGGCGAGCTTCATCATCAACACCATGCCCGTCTTCACCGCCCTCATCGCCACGTTCGCGCTCGGTGAACGCTTCGGCCGCTGGGGCTGGGCCGGCACGGCGGTTTCCTTCGGCGGCGTAGCGCTGATTGCGGTTGCCTCCGACGGCGGCTTCAAGCTTGATCCGAATGCCATCCTCATCCTCGGCGCAGCGCTTTGCTCGGCGATCGCGAGCGTGCTGCAGAAGCCGTTGCTCGGGCGGATGCCGGCGCTTGCCGTCACTGCCTGGATTCTGCTGATTGGTTCCGTGCCGCTGTTTCCGGCTGTACCGGCGACGATCCAGGCTCTGGCCGCCGCCCCGGCGGAGGTGAACTGGGGCGTTGCCTATCTGGTCATCTTCCCGACTGCGATCGGCTACCTCACCTGGGCGATCGCGCTGAAGCGGCTGACGGCCGCCCGGGCTTCGAACTTTCTCTATGGCGTTCCGCCGGTCGCCACGCTGATCGGTTTCCTCTGGCTGGGTGAGACGCCGACGGCGCTTGGCGCCGTCGGTGGCGTCATGGCGATCCTCGGTGTGCTCGTCGTCAATGTGATGCGGAAGCGATAGCCGCAAATTGGCCCCGGAAGGTGATCAGGTCTCGCCCCAGACCTGGCGGAGTAGCCCGTCCCGCCCAAACTCTTCCCAACCCCGTAGCTTTGCGGACGCTTCTTCGGTGAGGTCTTGCGATGCCGCAGTCGCGTTACTGTCCTTCTTCAGTGAACGCGTCAGCTTCGCCTTGTAGGCCGCCCTCCGCCTGTTCTCCGTGGCAGCCGCGGTGCCCTCTTCACGCCACTCTTCGACAGCGCCCCGGTCGAGTAGATCCTCGACTATCCGTGGTTCGAAGACGTGAAAGGTGATCTGCCTGGCGCGGCCCGGAAGCTTCACCGTTGGCGTTCCCGCGCTGGGCAGACGACCGTCCTCTAGCCAGCGACGTCTCTCGGTCGTTGAGATCGTGAGGATGTCCTCGATTTCGCGCGGGATGACCGGCAGGCTTTCGATGCCTTCGAGCGACTTCGCAATGACCGCCGAGGCATGACGAAACTCGCATTCGAGCTTTCAGGCATTGCCAGCGTGAAAACCCTCCCGCTGATGTCGAGCGATTTTCGGATGGACGACGGGAGACGCGCACGGATTTCCAAGAGGATTCCCTTGGCGCGCACCGAAGACCCTAGAGTGGCCGCGGGCGGCAGCGTCCACGTTTCGACCAGGAGTGTCATTCTTCTTGCTTTTCGCCATGCGCACACAGATGGGGCCAAGGCGCAGCCCCGTCAACGATCACGACGTTGATACATTGAGCTCCCGATCCCCGCCAAAACGAACAGCTCCTGCGCCATAGCGTGGTACGATGCCGACGTTCGTGGTATTTTTGAGACCGGTGGAGCGGGATCAACGTCGATGCAGACGATTGAGGATTGGCTAGGTCAACTCGGTCTCGGCAAGTACGCCGACACCTTCGTCGAGAATGACGTCGATCTGCGAGCACTCCCTCATCTTGGCGAATCCGACCTCCAGGAGCTCGGCGTCTCGCTTGGGCACCGGAAGATTATTCTGGCTGCTATAAACGAACTTGCGCATCAACGTCCGGACGAGCAGCCTCCTGCATTAGCCGCTACCGAGGTCGAATCTGAAACTGCGGCTGACCGGCGATTGCTCAGCGTGCTCTTCTGCGACCTGGTCGGGTCGACAGCGCTATCAGCGCAGCTCGATCCGGAAGACATGCACGAGTTGACCCGCCATTATCAGGATAGCGTCGCCGGCGCGGTCACGCGCTTCGGGGGCTACGTCGCCAAATATCTCGGAGATGGCGTGCTAGCTTATTTCGGATGGCCTATGGCTTACGAGGACCATGCCGAGCGTTCAATCCGGGCCGGCCTCGAGGCGATGGCCGCCGTCGACGCCTTGCAGTCGCCCAACGCGCAGCGATTGAAGGCTCGCATCGGCATCGCATCCGGGCGCGTGGTCGTTGGCAACACCGACGGCAGCACGAAGGAGCGTGCATCAATCGCGGGAGACACTCCCAACCTGGCAGCACGCCTGCAGGCCGCGGCCGCCCCAGGCCAGATCGTGGTCTCCGACAGCACCCGCCGCCTCGCCGGGCAGTCGTTCGAAATCGAGAGCCTCGGCGCGCAGCAGCTCAAAGGCTTCACCTCGCCGATTCCGCTGTTCGAAGTCCGCGGTCAGCGAGAGGTGGATAGTCGTTTCGAAGCCGCGCATGCCAGCGGGCTTTCGAAATTTGTCGGCCGCGTTAGTGAGATCGGCCTGCTGCTCGAACGGTGGGAGTTGGCAAAGGCCGGGCAGGGCCAGGCGGTCTTCCTGTCGGGGGAGGCTGGCATCGGCAAATCCCGCCTTATCGAGGCTTTCGAAGACCATCTGCAAGAGACGCAGCATGAACTCATCCGATTGCAGTGTTCACCCTATCACGCTACCTCGGCCTTTTACCCGATCGTCGAGCGACTGAGCCGGGTCGCGTCGTTTGCGCCGGCAGATGATTGGAACACGCGCGTCGAAAAGTTTCGCACCCTTGTTCGCCGCTACGGCGAAAATCCTTCCGAAGTTGGCGCGATCTATGCCGAGCTGCTTTCGCTCGACGTCGGCGACGAGTTCAGGCCGCCGGATCTTTCCGCCCACCAGCGCAAGGAACTTCTCGTCCGCACTTTGGTGAACCGTTTGCTGCTTGCGGCCAGGATGGCACCGGTGCTCATGGTTTTCGAAGACGCGCACTGGATGGATCCGTCCACCAGCGAAGTGCTGAGAGAACTCGTCAGCCGGCTTCACGGCGCCGCCGCCCTCGTCGTCGTGACCCACCGACCGGAATGGAGCGCGAACTGGGCAAGCGGACTGGCGCAGGCGACGACGCTCTCCGTTGGGCGCCTGACCAGGCAACAGATGCGTGAGCTGATCGAATCGATGGTGTCCGACATTCCCGAAGAGCTCGCCGAAAGGATTGCGGAGCGAACGGACGGAGTGCCGCTGTTCGTCGAGGAGTTGACCCGCTCGGTCGTGGAGAGCGGAAAGCCGTCGTCGCTCAACGCAGAAATCCCGGACAGTCTGCAGGGCTCCCTGATGACACGTCTCGATCGTTTGGCGACGACAGCCAAGGAGATCGCCCAGATTGCCGCCGTAATAGGCAGGGAATTCGATCGCGGCCTTCTTTCGAAGATCGCAGGCCTCGACGACCGAGCGCTCGAGACAGCACTGAACCAGCTCGAGTCCAGCCAGATCGTCGTCGAAGGCGGCGTCTTGAATGATGCTCTCGTTTTTCGACATGCGCTTATTCAGGATGCGGCCTACCAATCGCTCCTCAACCGGCGCCGGCGGCATTTCCACGAGAGGATCGCCAGGGTTCTGGTCGAACAGTATGACGATGTCGCAGCCACGCAGCCCGAACTCATCGCCCAGCACTACGAGAAAGCGCAACGGATTGAGCTCGCGCTTCCCTACTGGATGAAGGCGGGAGAACGCGCCCTTGCACGATCAGCCAACTACGAGGCGGTCGACAATTTCCAGAACGCCTTGGCAATCGCAGAGCAGTTGCCTGAAGGAGCTGCGCGCCAAAGGGACCTGCTTACCGCGATCCTAAAACTCGGCGACGCCTTGTTCGCTGCGGGTCGCATGACGGATTCGCTGGCGAAATACAGGCTGGCCGCCCCATTGGCACGCAAAGCGGCCGACACGCAAGCCTTTGTTCGCGCAGTGATTGGTCTCGACGGCTCCAAATTCCTCTCATCGAATTCGCTTGCCGAAACGGTGCCGCTTCTCGAGGAAGCCCTCGAGATGGTTGAACCGGCGGATAAGAGTTCACGGTGCCAGCTTCTCAGCCGCCTTGCGCGGGCATACACCTACCTGAGCGACAGCAAGAACGCCGCAAAATGCCATCGTGAAGGAATCGAACTGGCCCGACGGGTTGGCGATAAGACTGCACTTGTGGAACTCTCCGCTCTGCCATTCCTGACGCCGGCACCGGTCAAGTCCGTCATGGAGAGAAACGACCGAATCGCTCGCGTGGATGAAATAAGACGCCTCGCGAGTGAGATCGACGACGACGATGTGCAAAGCCGAGCGCTTTCGGTTGACGCCTATGTCTCTACGGAACTCGGCGATCGCGCACGAGCCGATCGGGCGGTTGACGCGCTGGACGAACTTGGTACCAAGCGGCAGCATCTCAACGTCCAGTTCTACGCTCGCATCGCAAGAGCGATGATGGCCATCCTTGATGGAAGGTTCACCGCCGCGGAGGAGCTTGCTGAAGAAGCACTGAAGTTGGGCATGCGGACCCTTGGCGCTGCGCCCGAGGGCGTTTACGGCATGCAGATGTTCGCGATCCGACGGGAGCAGAGCCGCCTCGCAGAGGTCGCACCGGTCATGAAACTGTTGATCAACGAAAACCCGGAGGGAACCACCTGGCTACCGGGTTTTGCCTTGGTTGCCTTTGACCTCGGCTATCGGGATGCGGCCCAGCGAAGGTTGAGCGAGCTTGCCCGCACTCGCTTCGCCCTTCCGCTTGACGGCAAACGAAGTGCGTCCCTCTCATTCCTGACGGAAGTCGCCGCCGGTCTCGGCGACGCGGATGCTGCGCAGACCCTCTATAAGCTTATGCTGGACTACAAGGAGATGACCGTCACGATCGGTATGGCGACCGTTTGCTTCGGCGCGGCAAGCCGCTATCTGGGAGTGTTGGCAGCGGCGTTGGGTGAATTTGACAGAGCGTCGACGCACTTTGAGCACGCGCTCGAGATGAACGCGGCGATCAATTCGCGGCCGTGGCTTGCCCACACACAGGCAGAATATGCGGACCTGCTAATGAAAATGGGTAGCCGGGCAGCGATAAAGAGAGCAATGTTGCTATCCGAGAATGCCCGGACAACCGCGGCCGAACTGGGAATGGTCCGGCTGCAACAGCGACTAAAGCCAACGATCCATTAGGACCGGCAGTTCGCTGCTTTTGGTGGGAAGAAGGTCTCGTCATGCCACGCTACGTCATTGAAAGAAACTTTGCAGAACAGCTCGATCTATCGAAAGAGGGGGTCGAGCAAATCAACCTGATCAACGACCAGGAAGGGGTGAAGTGGATTTTTTCGTTCCTCAGCGCGGACAGAAAAAAGACTTACTGCCTTTACGAGGCGCCGAGTACGGAAGCCATTCTCGCGGCAGCCCGGAGGAACAACGTCCCTGCGGATGTGATCATAGAAGTTAGCGAGGAAATCGGTCCCAATATGTTTGCCTAGGGCCTGAGACGGAACAAACGATTCGTTAGATCTTGGTAGATTACTTGGTGTAGAGATGAGCGATGCTGGACGGAGGTTAAACTTTCTGATTCAGTGGGCGAATGAATTTGAGCGACCTGGATGATTGATATCGCGGCGATCAAAGCTCGCTTTGAGACGCTTGCGCCTTATCTCGATGAGCGGGCACGGCGTTTGTTGGCGGCAACCGAGGCTCGCGCGGCGGGCCGGGGTGGAGTGACGGCGGTTTCGGCGGCGACCGGCGTTGCGCGCAGTACGATCGGGCGCGGTCTTACGGAGTTGCGGACCGCAGATGCACGACTGGAACGCCGGGTTCGGCGGCCGGGCGGCGGCCGCAGGCCAAAGATCGAGACTGAGCCGGGCCTCTTGGCTGCACTTGAAGAATTGGTTCAATCGGCGATCCGTGGCGATCCTGAAGCAGCATTGTTGTGGGTGAGCAGAAGCCAGCGCCACCTTGCCGGCGCATTGGCACAACGCGGCTTTACGGCCAGCCAGAAGTTGGTTGGTCGGCTGCTGCGCAAGCTTGGCTTCAGCCTCCAGGCCAACAAGAAGACCTTGGAGGGGGCGTCTCATCCTGACCGCGACACCCAGTTCGAACACATCAACGAGAAGATCAAGCAGTTCCAGGCGGCCGGCCAGGCCGCCATTTCGGTCGACACAAAGAAAAAGGAGCTGGTTGGCGATTTCAAGAACGGCGGGCGTGAGCTGCGTCCCAAAGGCGGCCCCGAACCCGTGCGCGTTCACGACTTCAAGATACCCGAACTCGGCAAGGTCGCACCTTACGGCGTCTACGACATCACCAACAACTCGGGTTGGGTGAATGTCGGCATCGATCATGACACCGCCGCCTTTGCCGTAGAGAGCATTCGACGGTGGTGGAATGTCTTGGGAAAGAGCCGCTATCCTGGTTCAACCGGTCTACTCATTACCGCCGATTGCGGTGGCAGCAACGGGGCCCGTGTGCGACTGTGGAAGCGCGAGCTTCAATCATTCGCCAATGAAACTGGGTTAGCTATCACGGTCGCTCACCACCCGCCGGGGACCAGCAAATGGAACCGCATAGAACACCGGCTATTTGCATTCATCACACAGAATTGGCGCGGCAAGCCCCTCGTCAGTCATGAGGTCATCGTTCAACTGATCGGGGCCACGACGACGGCCAACGGGCTCGACGTTCAATGTTGCCTCGACGAAAATGACTATCCCAAGGCCATCAAGATCACCGATGCTGAAATGAATGCAATCAATATTGATCGTGATCCCTTCCACGGTGAGTGGAACTACACGATTTCGCCCACCTCCGTTGTGTCCGATAGCGCTATCGCCGAGAGTGTTGCCGATGATCGATGATCCTGAGAAAACCGATCACCTTGTTCGTGAACTCGAGGCGTCACTTCCCCTCGAAACGAGGCTGTCTCAAACGCTTAAAATAACGCTGACCAAGCAATCCCCGGATCTCGAGATCCCCGATGGTTGCAACGTGACAAGCCTTTTCTACATGGGAGAAGAGGGCGGGATTGTGTGCGCGTTGGACATCGGCGGACCGGAAACCAAAACCCCCTGCATCGTCTCCATCACGCATCTCATCTTTAACAAACGGATGCCGCTGTTCCGGCAAATCGACGCCTATCAACGGCACCGTATCAAGAAGCTCAAACAGCAAAACGGTCGCAACTACTGACCTTCAATCCGGACATAAGCCAGACACCGGTTTGTCAAAATATGCAGTGCTTATATGGCGTCAGATCCCTAGCACTCCTCGGCCACGCCCGAGGAGTAAGCGTCGCCGCGCTCTCCAGTTGAATGGCGTTAAGCGAAATTCGCCAAATCGTAACGACCGCTTTGTCGGCGAGGGTCGTTGCGACCGCTGGATCTGGGTCCCTGCCAGGGGCTCGACCCGCTCCTCTGCCAAGTTGCAACGAGGCTGAGAATGCCGCCAGAAGGAAGTGTGTCCGCTGGTCGACATTCGCGTTAGTTCCTCTCGCCGAACGATCTCTTTGGCATGCACGTGCTCGGGTCCTTCCCGGACCTGCGACATCCGCCCAAGCCCCTGACCTCCCACGAACCTACCTGGCGATGCACGTGAGATTGTTCCACGTTTACAGTCTTCACAAGCTGTCCGGTGGTCCAATATGCAAACTCGAAATTTTTTCTGATGGTGATCTTGAAATCGAAAGTACTGAAAACCAAATCGATGCGGTCGGCAGCCCAGAAGGGGGCCGAAAGCCGGGGACGCAGGTTTCCGCCGCGTTCCTTTCCATCTCGCTTCTAGGAGGTTTTGGTCATGGGAACTGAGTTTGACTTCGCACCGCTCTACCGGTCCAGCATCGGCTTCGACCGGGTGTTTTCGCTGCTCAACAATCCGCAGCGCTTGCAGGCCGTCGACGCCTGGCCGCCCTACGACATTCTCAAGGTCGGCGACAACGAGTACCGAATTGTCATGGCGGTCGCCGGGTTCGAGGATGGCGATCTCGACATCACGCAGAAACGCAACGTGCTTCTTGTCAAGGGCGGGAAATCCGATGACGCCAAAGCGGAATACCTGCACCGTGGTATCGCCACGCGGGGCTTCGAGCGCCGCTTCGAGCTTGCGGACCACGTGAGCGTGGAAAACGCTTCGCTAAAGAACGGTCTGCTGAACATCGAGCTGAAGCGCGAGATTCCGGAGGCAATGAAGCCACGCAAGATCGCGATCGGCGATGGCGCACCGACGAAGGTGCCGCTGCAGATCGAAGGTGAGAAGCAGGTCGCGTAAGCATCGATGGAGGGCGCGGGCGGCGCTTATGGCGTCGCCTGCGGAAAACGATGAACGCATTCGATTTCGAAAGGCCTGATTATTTCGGCGCTGCAGACCTGCGTGTCTGCCAGAGCGTGTTCGACGTCGTCACTTCAGCAGCGGGCGTTGAACCGACGTCCGAGGAGGGCGAGCGCATCGCCGCCATCCTCGTGCAGCTCTATCGCCGAGGAGTGAAGGATCCGGACCGTCTGCGGGTCGTGGTCGAGTCCGCCCGCGGAATTAATATGTCAAAAGCTGCGTAAAGGGTGGGGCGCCGCACGACAGCGGCGTCCTTCGTCTCGGCTGATCATATCCGTCGCCATCTTCGGGTGGTGGTTCCGGAGCAGCCCGGCCTTCACAGCCCAGGTCTTCATCTTTTCGTCATGGAACGCAACCGACCTTACCGGCCCCTGTGGGATGGATATGCGACTCCGTGCGTTGATCCCAAACCGTGGATATCGTCGACTTGGTCAACACAGGACCGGGACCCAGGGTTTAAGTGCAAACGTGGGTTGAAGACGATCTCGAGCCAGTAAGAAGTCCGCACCACCAAAAAGGCGCTTTGCTGGCAGCGTGAAAGCAGGTGACAGATAGGGGATTGCGCAAGCGTTCGCTTTCATTAAAACGAAAGCAGATCGAAAGGCGCGCCTATGTTCTTGACCGACCGACAAACTGAAATCGTGGCGATTGCGAAATCGAGCGGCAGGGTTCTGGTCGAAGAACTCTCTTCCCGCTTTTCGGTGACACCGCAGACGATCCGCAAGGACTTGAACGATCTCTGCGATGC
The sequence above is drawn from the Rhizobium leguminosarum genome and encodes:
- a CDS encoding DUF1328 domain-containing protein; protein product: MLYYALVFLVVALIAGVLGFGGIAGASASIAQVLFFIFLVLFVVSLVMRFMRRV
- a CDS encoding DUF992 domain-containing protein; translated protein: MNKILAKALAAVSLTLVGAGAVNAADLVTRAYEEPDLRNGVKIGYLTCDIGGGTGYVLGSSKEADCIFQSTVGNELSDRYTGEMRKLGIDLGFTTRSRLIWAVFAPTAGYHRGSLSGLYVGATAEATLGAGVGANLLVGGTSGSIHLQTVSLTGQLGLNVAAGSASMTLTAAN
- a CDS encoding GNAT family N-acetyltransferase — encoded protein: MDIRTATPDEDEILVGHHLKIWDSYGTPPEHYKPDAAARILSFIRSGREERRLTSFLAIVDGEIAGSASCQMHQSPFPEIIQPEQRLHGYIWSVYVADAFRRRGIALALTNKAVDYLKSIGCTTAVIHASDAGEPVYRAAGFELAKEMRLQFPAE
- a CDS encoding LysR family transcriptional regulator; its protein translation is MVHSSPVLPPLDTLETFARAARLGSFSAAAEESGITHGAVSRQVSRLERWMGVRLFAREARGVRLTPEGMRFFARAEEALALLGSSGERWLPRRNKAVVRLSVTPSVASLWLFQRLPKLEGNELHVELTLEHRLADFGEGTDLAIRCGKGPWAGVRALSLWHEKSYPIAAPALADRLGQRSDAVSLLDLPILHDSNIEGWRRWLAREGVDYTPRGRDRRFEDYNLVVDACVQGLGIALARPPLSDAALAARRVVAVSERTLDNHVAFHLIRPDDALRSPAIEFASRFLREAGHDEATIAAFVAPGRAKA
- a CDS encoding adenylate/guanylate cyclase domain-containing protein — its product is MQTIEDWLGQLGLGKYADTFVENDVDLRALPHLGESDLQELGVSLGHRKIILAAINELAHQRPDEQPPALAATEVESETAADRRLLSVLFCDLVGSTALSAQLDPEDMHELTRHYQDSVAGAVTRFGGYVAKYLGDGVLAYFGWPMAYEDHAERSIRAGLEAMAAVDALQSPNAQRLKARIGIASGRVVVGNTDGSTKERASIAGDTPNLAARLQAAAAPGQIVVSDSTRRLAGQSFEIESLGAQQLKGFTSPIPLFEVRGQREVDSRFEAAHASGLSKFVGRVSEIGLLLERWELAKAGQGQAVFLSGEAGIGKSRLIEAFEDHLQETQHELIRLQCSPYHATSAFYPIVERLSRVASFAPADDWNTRVEKFRTLVRRYGENPSEVGAIYAELLSLDVGDEFRPPDLSAHQRKELLVRTLVNRLLLAARMAPVLMVFEDAHWMDPSTSEVLRELVSRLHGAAALVVVTHRPEWSANWASGLAQATTLSVGRLTRQQMRELIESMVSDIPEELAERIAERTDGVPLFVEELTRSVVESGKPSSLNAEIPDSLQGSLMTRLDRLATTAKEIAQIAAVIGREFDRGLLSKIAGLDDRALETALNQLESSQIVVEGGVLNDALVFRHALIQDAAYQSLLNRRRRHFHERIARVLVEQYDDVAATQPELIAQHYEKAQRIELALPYWMKAGERALARSANYEAVDNFQNALAIAEQLPEGAARQRDLLTAILKLGDALFAAGRMTDSLAKYRLAAPLARKAADTQAFVRAVIGLDGSKFLSSNSLAETVPLLEEALEMVEPADKSSRCQLLSRLARAYTYLSDSKNAAKCHREGIELARRVGDKTALVELSALPFLTPAPVKSVMERNDRIARVDEIRRLASEIDDDDVQSRALSVDAYVSTELGDRARADRAVDALDELGTKRQHLNVQFYARIARAMMAILDGRFTAAEELAEEALKLGMRTLGAAPEGVYGMQMFAIRREQSRLAEVAPVMKLLINENPEGTTWLPGFALVAFDLGYRDAAQRRLSELARTRFALPLDGKRSASLSFLTEVAAGLGDADAAQTLYKLMLDYKEMTVTIGMATVCFGAASRYLGVLAAALGEFDRASTHFEHALEMNAAINSRPWLAHTQAEYADLLMKMGSRAAIKRAMLLSENARTTAAELGMVRLQQRLKPTIH
- a CDS encoding DUF4242 domain-containing protein, with translation MPRYVIERNFAEQLDLSKEGVEQINLINDQEGVKWIFSFLSADRKKTYCLYEAPSTEAILAAARRNNVPADVIIEVSEEIGPNMFA
- a CDS encoding ISAzo13 family transposase, whose translation is MIDIAAIKARFETLAPYLDERARRLLAATEARAAGRGGVTAVSAATGVARSTIGRGLTELRTADARLERRVRRPGGGRRPKIETEPGLLAALEELVQSAIRGDPEAALLWVSRSQRHLAGALAQRGFTASQKLVGRLLRKLGFSLQANKKTLEGASHPDRDTQFEHINEKIKQFQAAGQAAISVDTKKKELVGDFKNGGRELRPKGGPEPVRVHDFKIPELGKVAPYGVYDITNNSGWVNVGIDHDTAAFAVESIRRWWNVLGKSRYPGSTGLLITADCGGSNGARVRLWKRELQSFANETGLAITVAHHPPGTSKWNRIEHRLFAFITQNWRGKPLVSHEVIVQLIGATTTANGLDVQCCLDENDYPKAIKITDAEMNAINIDRDPFHGEWNYTISPTSVVSDSAIAESVADDR
- a CDS encoding Hsp20 family protein, encoding MGTEFDFAPLYRSSIGFDRVFSLLNNPQRLQAVDAWPPYDILKVGDNEYRIVMAVAGFEDGDLDITQKRNVLLVKGGKSDDAKAEYLHRGIATRGFERRFELADHVSVENASLKNGLLNIELKREIPEAMKPRKIAIGDGAPTKVPLQIEGEKQVA